The Lycium barbarum isolate Lr01 chromosome 10, ASM1917538v2, whole genome shotgun sequence genome includes a region encoding these proteins:
- the LOC132614451 gene encoding F-box/LRR-repeat protein 4, translating into MASPQNVTVPSYYINDNLGDDELRAVLSRLSNDKDKEVFGLVCKRWLYIQSTERKKLCVRAGPHMLRKIAARFTRLNELDLSQSVSRSFYPGVTDSDLKVIATSFDCLRVLNLQHCKGITDNGLAAIGSSLSSLQSLDVSYCRKITDKGLSAVAEGCRDLRTLHLAGCRFVSDLLMKALSKNCHNVEELGLQGCTNITDSGVSVLVEGCPRIKHLDINKCSNIGDIGISSVSGVCSLTLKTLKLLDCYKVGDDSILSLANYCKNLETLVIGGCRNISDESMKSLAAACSNSLMKLRMDWCLNITDSSLDCIISKCRKLEVLDIGCCEEVTDAAFQQLGSENFMLGMKILKVSNCPKITVEGIKKLLKSCEYLEYLDVRSCPLITKAGCEEAGIQFPKSCKINFTGSLAEPDVLL; encoded by the exons ATGGCCAGTCCACAAAACGTCACCGTTCCATCCTACTATATAAACGACAACCTCGGAGACGATGAACTTCGGGCCGTACTATCTCGTCTTTCAAACGATAAAGACAAGGAAGTATTCGGGCTTGTATGTAAACGATGGCTTTATATTCAAAGTACTGAAAGGAAAAAACTTTGTGTTCGGGCCGGGCCTCATATGCTCCGCAAAATTGCGGCCCGATTCACTAGATTAAATGAACTTGATTTATCTCAGTCAGTTTCTAGATCCTTCTATCCTGGTGTAACTGATTCTGATCTTAAAGTTATTGCTACTTCTTTTGATTGCTTACGTGTCCTCAATCTTCAGCACTGTAAAG GCATAACAGACAATGGATTGGCAGCAATTGGATCGAGTCTCTCTTCTTTACAGTCCTTAGACGTATCCTACTGCAGAAAGATCACAGACAAGGGGCTCTCAGCTGTTGCTGAGGGGTGTCGTGACTTGAGAACCTTGCATCTTGCTGGTTGTAGATTTGTCTCAGATTTATTAATGAAAGCTCTCTCCAAGAATTGCCATAATGTAGAAGAGCTAGGTTTGCAAGGATGCACCAACATTACCGACTCAGGTGTCTCTGTTCTGGTTGAAGGTTGCCCAAGGATAAAACATTTGGACATTAACAAATGCAGCAATATTGGTGATATTGGGATATCTAGCGTGTCCGGAGTTTGTTCATTGACACTTAAGACATTGAAGTTGTTGGATTGCTACAAAGTTGGCGATGACTCCATCTTATCCTTGGCCAACTACTGCAAAAATCTTGAGACACTCGTTATTGGTGGTTGTCGTAACATATCAGATGAGTCCATGAAGTCACTGGCTGCTGCTTGTAGTAATAGCCTAATGAAACTGAGGATGGATTGGTGCTTGAATATTACCGACTCTTCATTGGACTGCATCATTTCCAAATGCAGAAAGCTTGAGGTTCTTGACATTGGCTGCTGTGAGGAGGTAACTGATGCTGCATTTCAACAATTAGGAAGTGAAAACTTTATGTTGGGGATGAAGATTTTGAAGGTCAGTAACTGTCCAAAGATCACTGTTGAAGGAATTAAGAAGCTTCTGAAGTCATGTGAGTATCTTGAATATCTAGACGTACGGTCTTGTCCCCTTATCACTAAAGCAGGGTGCGAGGAGGCTGGAATTCAGTTTCCTAAATCCTGCAAAATAAACTTCACTGGAAGCTTAGCAGAGCCAGATGTGTTACTTTGA
- the LOC132614452 gene encoding putative GEM-like protein 8: MKNLLGGNLAGIPMSSAVCSIERQPKRLLALSACEDHIVPYATSKNLSQIKQRKYVIGKMNKLGERMDCLAQGIREHVSLGPKLTETLKGKLSLGAKILQVGGLKKIFNQKFSVRDDEKLLKVSQCYLSTTAGPIAGLLFVSTVRVAFCSERSIKLLSPTGELLRIRYKVSIPISKMTKAKESENMEKPSQKYIQLVTEDEFEFWFMGFLNHQKTLRCLQQAISSSSKIRR; encoded by the exons ATGAAGAACTTACTCGGTGGAAATTTGGCAGGTATCCCCATGAGTTCAGCAGTATGCTCAATTGAAAGGCAGCCAAAAAGACTACTGGCCCTATCTGCTTGTGAAGACCATATTGTTCCATATGCAACTTCAAAGAACTTATCTCAAATAAAGCAAA GAAAATATGTCATTGGTAAGATGAACAAATTGGGAGAAAGGATGGACTGTCTTGCACAAGGCATCCGTGAGCATG TGAGCCTAGGCCCGAAACTAACAGAAACTTTAAAGGGAAAATTGAGCCTTGGAGCAAAAATTCTTCAAGTAGGGGGTTTGAAGAAGATATTCAACCAGAAGTTTAGTGTTAGAGATGATGAAAAGCTATTGAAGGTTTCTCAATGCTATTTATCAACAACAGCTGGTCCAATAGCAGGCCTTCTCTTCGTCTCTACTGTTAGGGTTGCTTTCTGCAGTGAGAGATCAATAAAGCTCTTATCTCCAACTGGAGAGTTACTTAGAATTCGTTATAAG GTATCGATCCCAATAAGTAAGATGACGAAAGCAAAAGAGAGTGAAAATATGGAAAAGCCATCACAGAAGTATATACAGTTAGTTACAGAGGATGAATTTGAGTTCTGGTTTATGGGATTCCTCAATCATCAAAAGACTCTGAGATGTCTGCAGCAGGCAATCTCAAGTTCAAGCAAGATAAGAAGATAA